A region of Homo sapiens chromosome 17, GRCh38.p14 Primary Assembly DNA encodes the following proteins:
- the SLC16A5 gene encoding monocarboxylate transporter 6 isoform X5, giving the protein MGVPGQQQRDLLVPLHPHGCAPHGRAPVQHPGGTLRLPSDRDAGGRAGQPGHGGQLLLSQPQPALLHSRIHHRWKAPVRLQAGFPSCPAGLGMCFSFQSSITVLGFYFVRRRVLANALASMGVSLGITLWPLLSRYLLENLGWRGTFLVFGGIFLHCCICGAIIRPVATSVAPETKECPPPPPETPALGCLAACGRTIQRHLAFDILRHNTGYCVYILGVMWSVLGFPLPQVFLVPYAMWHSVDEQQAALLISIIGFSNIFLRPLAGLMAGRPAFASHRKYLFSLALLLNGLTNLVCAASGDFWVLVGYCLAYSVSMSGIGALIFQVLMDIVPMDQFPRALGLFTVLDGLAFLISPPLAGLLLDATNNFSYVFYMSSFFLISAALFMGGSFYALQKKEQGKQAVAADALERDLFLEAKDGPGKQRSPEIIFCSNLHLDMGYGRPGCSSQYTHPRLHLPQRSRSPLVPAQAKELRHPENQKRAAHARQGVRRRPRPFGGRDSAASAGSPEPSPGAGDGAPVPPPRAPTSRRFPVSRAPISIFKRNSYRILRPRPISHIPFPAANYCRI; this is encoded by the exons GGCCCCTGTGCAGCATCCTGGTGGGACGCTTCGGCTGCCGAGTGACCGTGATGCTGGGGGGCGTGCTggccagcctgggcatggtggccagctCCTTCTCTCACAACCTCAGCCAGCTCTACTTCACAGCAGGATTCATCACAG GTGGAAGGCCCCAGTGCGCCTCCAGGCTGGTTTCCCCTCTTGCCCCGCAGGCCTGGGCATGTGCTTCAGCTTCCAGTCAAGCATCACGGTGCTGGGCTTCTACTTTGTCCGCCGGCGGGTGCTGGCCAACGCGCTGGCCTCGATGGGCGTCTCCCTGGGCATCACCCTCTGGCCGCTGCTCTCCCGCTACCTTCTGGAGAACCTGGGCTGGAGGGGTACCTTCCTTGTCTTCGGCGGGATCTTTCTCCACTGCTGCATCTGCGGGGCCATCATAAGGCCTGTGGCCACCAGTGTGGCCCCTGAGACCAAAGAATGTCCCCCGCCACCTCCCGAGACACCTGCACTTGGCTGCCTGGCTGCATGCGGCCGGACCATCCAGCGCCACCTGGCCTTCGACATCCTGCGGCACAACACAGGCTACTGCGTGTACATACTGGGTGTGATGTGGTCCGTCCTGGGCTTCCCACTGCCACAAGTCTTCCTGGTGCCATATGCCATGTGGCACAGCGTGGACGAGCAGCAGGCAGCCCTCCTCATCTCCATCATCGGCTTCAGCAACATCTTCCTGAGGCCCCTAGCCGGGCTGATGGCAGGACGGCCGGCCTTTGCTAGCCACCGCAAGTACCTGTTCAGCCTGGCACTCCTGCTCAATGGGCTCACTAACCTGGTGTGTGCGGCATCAGGTGACTTCTGGGTGCTCGTGGGCTACTGCCTGGCGTACAGCGTGTCCATGAGTGGCATCGGCGCCCTCATCTTCCAGGTTCTCATGGACATCGTCCCCATGGATCAGTTCCCCAGAGCCCTGGGACTCTTCACTGTCCTGGACGGCCTTGCTTTCCTCATCTCCCCACCACTGGCCG GGTTGCTCCTGGACGCCACCAACAACTTTAGCTATGTTTTCTACATGTCCAGCTTCTTCCTCATCTCAGCTGCCCTCTTCATGGGTGGCAGCTTCTACGCCCTGCAGAAGAAGGAGCAAGGCAAGCAGGCTGTCGCGGCGGATGCCCTGGAGCGGGATCTTTTCTTGGAAGCCAAAGACGGTCCTGGGAAGCAACGGTCCCCTGAGATCAT ATTTTGCAGTAATTTGCATCTGGACATGGGATACGGGaggccaggctgctcctcgcAGTACACCCACCCACGCCTGCACCTGCCTCAGCGAAGCCGCTCGCCGCTGGTTCCAGCACAGGCTAAAGAGCTTCGGCATCCAGAAAACCAGAAGCGCGCCGCGCACGCGCGCCAAGGAGTTCGGCGACGGCCCCGCCCCTTCGGGGGTAGGGACAGCGCGGCTTCCGCCGGGAGCCCGGAACCGAGCCCAGGAGCCGGGGACGGTGCGCCAGTGCCCCCTCCGCGAGCCCCAACCAGTAGACGGTTCCCTGTCTCCCGCGCCCCAATTTCGATTTTCAAACGCAACTCCTACAGGATTCTGAGACCCCGTCCCATCTCCCATATCCCATTTCCAGCTGCAAATTACTGCAGAATCTGA
- the SLC16A5 gene encoding monocarboxylate transporter 6 isoform X10, with translation MGVPGQQQRDLLVPLHPHGCAPHGRAPVQHPGGTLRLPSDRDAGGRAGQPGHGGQLLLSQPQPALLHSRIHHRWKAPVRLQAGFPSCPAGLGMCFSFQSSITVLGFYFVRRRVLANALASMGVSLGITLWPLLSRYLLENLGWRGTFLVFGGIFLHCCICGAIIRPVATSVAPETKECPPPPPETPALGCLAACGRTIQRHLAFDILRHNTGYCVYILGVMWSVLGFPLPQVFLVPYAMWHSVDEQQAALLISIIGFSNIFLRPLAGLMAGRPAFASHRKYLFSLALLLNGLTNLVCAASGDFWVLVGYCLAYSVSMSGIGALIFQVLMDIVPMDQFPRALGLFTVLDGLAFLISPPLAASSSSQLPSSWVAASTPCRRRSKASRLSRRMPWSGIFSWKPKTVLGSNGPLRSCASLPASHVQLASISIFGDVLPPPGPAMSGSYGQRRYCRPSKRLWAGIALPECPV, from the exons GGCCCCTGTGCAGCATCCTGGTGGGACGCTTCGGCTGCCGAGTGACCGTGATGCTGGGGGGCGTGCTggccagcctgggcatggtggccagctCCTTCTCTCACAACCTCAGCCAGCTCTACTTCACAGCAGGATTCATCACAG GTGGAAGGCCCCAGTGCGCCTCCAGGCTGGTTTCCCCTCTTGCCCCGCAGGCCTGGGCATGTGCTTCAGCTTCCAGTCAAGCATCACGGTGCTGGGCTTCTACTTTGTCCGCCGGCGGGTGCTGGCCAACGCGCTGGCCTCGATGGGCGTCTCCCTGGGCATCACCCTCTGGCCGCTGCTCTCCCGCTACCTTCTGGAGAACCTGGGCTGGAGGGGTACCTTCCTTGTCTTCGGCGGGATCTTTCTCCACTGCTGCATCTGCGGGGCCATCATAAGGCCTGTGGCCACCAGTGTGGCCCCTGAGACCAAAGAATGTCCCCCGCCACCTCCCGAGACACCTGCACTTGGCTGCCTGGCTGCATGCGGCCGGACCATCCAGCGCCACCTGGCCTTCGACATCCTGCGGCACAACACAGGCTACTGCGTGTACATACTGGGTGTGATGTGGTCCGTCCTGGGCTTCCCACTGCCACAAGTCTTCCTGGTGCCATATGCCATGTGGCACAGCGTGGACGAGCAGCAGGCAGCCCTCCTCATCTCCATCATCGGCTTCAGCAACATCTTCCTGAGGCCCCTAGCCGGGCTGATGGCAGGACGGCCGGCCTTTGCTAGCCACCGCAAGTACCTGTTCAGCCTGGCACTCCTGCTCAATGGGCTCACTAACCTGGTGTGTGCGGCATCAGGTGACTTCTGGGTGCTCGTGGGCTACTGCCTGGCGTACAGCGTGTCCATGAGTGGCATCGGCGCCCTCATCTTCCAGGTTCTCATGGACATCGTCCCCATGGATCAGTTCCCCAGAGCCCTGGGACTCTTCACTGTCCTGGACGGCCTTGCTTTCCTCATCTCCCCACCACTGGCCG CTTCTTCCTCATCTCAGCTGCCCTCTTCATGGGTGGCAGCTTCTACGCCCTGCAGAAGAAGGAGCAAGGCAAGCAGGCTGTCGCGGCGGATGCCCTGGAGCGGGATCTTTTCTTGGAAGCCAAAGACGGTCCTGGGAAGCAACGGTCCCCTGAGATCAT GTGCCAGTCTTCCCGCCAGCCACGTCCAGCTGGCGTCAATAAGCATCTTTGGGGAtgtcctgcctcctccaggacCAGCCATGAGTGGCTCTTATGGCCAAAGGCGGTACTGCAGGCCAAGCAAACGGCTCTGGGCTGGAATAGCCCTACCTGAGTGCCCTGTTTGA
- the SLC16A5 gene encoding monocarboxylate transporter 6 isoform X9, whose translation MGVPGQQQRDLLVPLHPHGCAPHGRAPVQHPGGTLRLPSDRDAGGRAGQPGHGGQLLLSQPQPALLHSRIHHRWKAPVRLQAGFPSCPAGLGMCFSFQSSITVLGFYFVRRRVLANALASMGVSLGITLWPLLSRYLLENLGWRGTFLVFGGIFLHCCICGAIIRPVATSVAPETKECPPPPPETPALGCLAACGRTIQRHLAFDILRHNTGYCVYILGVMWSVLGFPLPQVFLVPYAMWHSVDEQQAALLISIIGFSNIFLRPLAGLMAGRPAFASHRKYLFSLALLLNGLTNLVCAASGDFWVLVGYCLAYSVSMSGIGALIFQVLMDIVPMDQFPRALGLFTVLDGLAFLISPPLAGLLLDATNNFSYVFYMSSFFLISAALFMGGSFYALQKKEQGKQAVAADALERDLFLEAKDGPGKQRSPEIMCQSSRQPRPAGVNKHLWGCPASSRTSHEWLLWPKAVLQAKQTALGWNSPT comes from the exons GGCCCCTGTGCAGCATCCTGGTGGGACGCTTCGGCTGCCGAGTGACCGTGATGCTGGGGGGCGTGCTggccagcctgggcatggtggccagctCCTTCTCTCACAACCTCAGCCAGCTCTACTTCACAGCAGGATTCATCACAG GTGGAAGGCCCCAGTGCGCCTCCAGGCTGGTTTCCCCTCTTGCCCCGCAGGCCTGGGCATGTGCTTCAGCTTCCAGTCAAGCATCACGGTGCTGGGCTTCTACTTTGTCCGCCGGCGGGTGCTGGCCAACGCGCTGGCCTCGATGGGCGTCTCCCTGGGCATCACCCTCTGGCCGCTGCTCTCCCGCTACCTTCTGGAGAACCTGGGCTGGAGGGGTACCTTCCTTGTCTTCGGCGGGATCTTTCTCCACTGCTGCATCTGCGGGGCCATCATAAGGCCTGTGGCCACCAGTGTGGCCCCTGAGACCAAAGAATGTCCCCCGCCACCTCCCGAGACACCTGCACTTGGCTGCCTGGCTGCATGCGGCCGGACCATCCAGCGCCACCTGGCCTTCGACATCCTGCGGCACAACACAGGCTACTGCGTGTACATACTGGGTGTGATGTGGTCCGTCCTGGGCTTCCCACTGCCACAAGTCTTCCTGGTGCCATATGCCATGTGGCACAGCGTGGACGAGCAGCAGGCAGCCCTCCTCATCTCCATCATCGGCTTCAGCAACATCTTCCTGAGGCCCCTAGCCGGGCTGATGGCAGGACGGCCGGCCTTTGCTAGCCACCGCAAGTACCTGTTCAGCCTGGCACTCCTGCTCAATGGGCTCACTAACCTGGTGTGTGCGGCATCAGGTGACTTCTGGGTGCTCGTGGGCTACTGCCTGGCGTACAGCGTGTCCATGAGTGGCATCGGCGCCCTCATCTTCCAGGTTCTCATGGACATCGTCCCCATGGATCAGTTCCCCAGAGCCCTGGGACTCTTCACTGTCCTGGACGGCCTTGCTTTCCTCATCTCCCCACCACTGGCCG GGTTGCTCCTGGACGCCACCAACAACTTTAGCTATGTTTTCTACATGTCCAGCTTCTTCCTCATCTCAGCTGCCCTCTTCATGGGTGGCAGCTTCTACGCCCTGCAGAAGAAGGAGCAAGGCAAGCAGGCTGTCGCGGCGGATGCCCTGGAGCGGGATCTTTTCTTGGAAGCCAAAGACGGTCCTGGGAAGCAACGGTCCCCTGAGATCAT GTGCCAGTCTTCCCGCCAGCCACGTCCAGCTGGCGTCAATAAGCATCTTTGGGGAtgtcctgcctcctccaggacCAGCCATGAGTGGCTCTTATGGCCAAAGGCGGTACTGCAGGCCAAGCAAACGGCTCTGGGCTGGAATAGCCCTACCTGA
- the ARMC7 gene encoding armadillo repeat-containing protein 7 isoform 1 (isoform 1 is encoded by transcript variant 1), with translation MAQKPKVDPHVGRLGYLQALVTEFQETQSQDAKEQVLANLANFAYDPSNYEYLRQLQVLDLFLDSLSEENETLVEFAIGGLCNLCPDRANKEHILHAGGVPLIINCLSSPNEETVLSAITTLMHLSPPGRSFLPELTATPVVQCMLRFSLSASARLRNLAQIFLEDFCSPRQVAEARSRQAHSALGIPLPRSVAPRQR, from the exons ATGGCCCAGAAGCCGAAGGTGGACCCCCACGTCGGGCGGCTGGGATACCTGCAGGCGCTGGTCACGGAATTCCAGGAGACCCAAAGCCAAG ACGCCAAGGAGCAAGTCCTCGCCAACCTCGCCAACTTCGCTTATGACCCCAGCAACTACGAGTATCTGCGGCAGCTGCAGGTCCTGGATTTATTTCTCGATTCGCTGTCGGAGGAGAATGAGACCCTGGTGGAGTTTGCTATTG GAGGCCTGTGCAACCTGTGCCCAGACAGGGCCAACAAGGAGCACATCCTGCACGCAGGAGGTGTCCCACTCATCATCAACTGCCTATCCAGCCCCAATGAGGAGACGGTGCTGTCTGCCATCACCACGCTCATGCACCTGAGCCCGCCGGGCCGCAGCTTTCTCCCAGAGCTGACCGCCACGCCCGTGGTGCAGTGCATGCTTCGCTTCTCCCTCTCGGCCAGCGCCAGGCTCCGGAACCTGGCACAGATCTTCCTGGAGGACTTCTGCTCCCCCCGCCAGGTGGCCGAGGCCCGCAGCCGGCAGGCGCACTCTGCCCTGGGTATCCCACTGCCGAGGAGCGTGGCCCCACGGCAGCGCTGA
- the ARMC7 gene encoding armadillo repeat-containing protein 7 isoform 2 (isoform 2 is encoded by transcript variant 2), whose protein sequence is MAQKPKVDPHVGRLGYLQALVTEFQETQSQDAKEQVLANLANFAYDPSNYEYLRQLQEACATCAQTGPTRSTSCTQEVSHSSSTAYPAPMRRRCCLPSPRSCT, encoded by the exons ATGGCCCAGAAGCCGAAGGTGGACCCCCACGTCGGGCGGCTGGGATACCTGCAGGCGCTGGTCACGGAATTCCAGGAGACCCAAAGCCAAG ACGCCAAGGAGCAAGTCCTCGCCAACCTCGCCAACTTCGCTTATGACCCCAGCAACTACGAGTATCTGCGGCAGCTGCAG GAGGCCTGTGCAACCTGTGCCCAGACAGGGCCAACAAGGAGCACATCCTGCACGCAGGAGGTGTCCCACTCATCATCAACTGCCTATCCAGCCCCAATGAGGAGACGGTGCTGTCTGCCATCACCACGCTCATGCACCTGA
- the ARMC7 gene encoding armadillo repeat-containing protein 7 isoform 4 (isoform 4 is encoded by transcript variant 4), with the protein MAQKPKVDPHVGRLGYLQALVTEFQETQSQDAKEQVLANLANFAYDPSNYEYLRQLQVLDLFLDSLSEENETLVEFAIAAAV; encoded by the exons ATGGCCCAGAAGCCGAAGGTGGACCCCCACGTCGGGCGGCTGGGATACCTGCAGGCGCTGGTCACGGAATTCCAGGAGACCCAAAGCCAAG ACGCCAAGGAGCAAGTCCTCGCCAACCTCGCCAACTTCGCTTATGACCCCAGCAACTACGAGTATCTGCGGCAGCTGCAGGTCCTGGATTTATTTCTCGATTCGCTGTCGGAGGAGAATGAGACCCTGGTGGAGTTTGCTATTG CTGCTGCAGTCTGA
- the ARMC7 gene encoding armadillo repeat-containing protein 7 isoform 3 (isoform 3 is encoded by transcript variant 3): protein MAQKPKVDPHVGRLGYLQALVTEFQETQSQDAKEQVLANLANFAYDPSNYEYLRQLQVLDLFLDSLSEENETLVEFAIARPPRPKHSSFLSVESLRGTMLQ, encoded by the exons ATGGCCCAGAAGCCGAAGGTGGACCCCCACGTCGGGCGGCTGGGATACCTGCAGGCGCTGGTCACGGAATTCCAGGAGACCCAAAGCCAAG ACGCCAAGGAGCAAGTCCTCGCCAACCTCGCCAACTTCGCTTATGACCCCAGCAACTACGAGTATCTGCGGCAGCTGCAGGTCCTGGATTTATTTCTCGATTCGCTGTCGGAGGAGAATGAGACCCTGGTGGAGTTTGCTATTG CAAGACCCCCCCGCCCCAAGCACAGTAGCTTTCTCAGCGTCGAATCCCTCCGTGGGACCATGTTGCAATGA